One region of Clavibacter michiganensis subsp. tessellarius genomic DNA includes:
- a CDS encoding DUF3566 domain-containing protein, giving the protein MSSVAEKLAKKSSRATTTKQVRLKLVYVDFWSALKLAFLFSVVLGVITVVATFLIYVVLQTTNVFGTVDQLFQEVSGSADFSLQDVFGLGQVLGFAIVVAVLNIVVGTVLGAVAALLYNLSVRITGGVLVGFTNA; this is encoded by the coding sequence ATGAGTAGTGTCGCCGAGAAGCTCGCGAAGAAGTCCTCGCGAGCCACCACCACCAAGCAGGTGCGTCTCAAGCTCGTGTACGTCGACTTCTGGTCGGCGCTGAAGCTGGCGTTCCTCTTCTCCGTGGTGCTCGGCGTCATCACGGTCGTGGCCACGTTCCTCATCTACGTCGTGCTGCAGACCACGAACGTCTTCGGTACGGTCGACCAGCTGTTCCAGGAGGTCTCCGGATCCGCGGACTTCTCCCTCCAGGACGTGTTCGGCCTCGGCCAGGTGCTCGGCTTCGCCATCGTGGTTGCCGTGCTCAACATCGTCGTCGGCACCGTCCTCGGTGCCGTCGCCGCGCTGCTGTACAACCTCAGCGTGCGCATCACCGGCGGTGTCCTCGTCGGCTTCACCAACGCGTAG
- a CDS encoding anthranilate synthase component II translates to MTRVLVIDNYDSFVYTLNGYLQQLGAETVVMRNDDHADADMAGVISEYDAVLVSPGPGKPSEAGVSIPTVRAALGSGTPLLGVCLGHQAIAEAFGATVTNAEELMHGKTSLVTHDDGDFYLGVPQPFTATRYHSLAVVDGTVPSDLVVTSRTDGGVIMGLRHEAAPIVGVQFHPESVLTEGGYWMLGNWLEGAGLGGARETSSRLSPLVRVS, encoded by the coding sequence GTGACGCGCGTCCTCGTGATCGACAACTACGACAGCTTCGTCTACACGCTCAACGGCTACCTGCAGCAGCTCGGTGCGGAGACCGTCGTCATGCGCAACGACGACCACGCCGACGCCGACATGGCCGGCGTCATCTCGGAGTACGACGCCGTGCTGGTGTCGCCCGGACCGGGCAAGCCCTCGGAGGCGGGGGTCTCCATCCCCACGGTGCGCGCGGCCCTCGGATCCGGCACGCCCCTGCTCGGCGTGTGCCTCGGGCACCAGGCGATCGCCGAGGCGTTCGGCGCGACCGTGACGAACGCCGAGGAGCTCATGCACGGCAAGACGTCCCTCGTCACGCACGACGACGGCGACTTCTACCTCGGCGTGCCGCAGCCCTTCACTGCCACGAGGTACCACTCGCTCGCCGTGGTCGACGGCACCGTCCCCTCGGACCTCGTCGTCACGTCGCGCACGGACGGCGGCGTCATCATGGGGCTGCGGCACGAGGCCGCGCCAATCGTGGGGGTGCAGTTCCACCCGGAGTCGGTGCTCACCGAGGGCGGCTACTGGATGCTCGGCAACTGGCTCGAGGGCGCGGGGCTGGGCGGGGCCCGAGAGACGTCGTCGCGGCTGTCTCCGCTGGTCCGCGTGAGCTGA
- the gyrA gene encoding DNA gyrase subunit A has translation MADDTTPDDEQGTGATPDDGQAASTDDALPQEGVTPASSAAAASDSLPGAIIDPDATVVVTHDRIEQVDLQLEMQRSFLDYAMSVIVQRALPEVRDGLKPVHRRVIYAMYDGGYRPDRSFFKSARVVGEVMGQFHPHGDSSIYDALVRLVQPWSLRYPLALGQGNFGSAGNDGAAAPRYTETKMAPLAMEMVRDITEDTVDFQDNYDGRTLEPKILPSRFPNLLVNGSVGIAVGMATNIPPHNLREVASGAQWLLANPDANREELLEALLERIKGPDFPTGAQVLGTKGIIDAYRTGRGSITMRAVVAVEEIQGRVCLVVTELPYQVNPDNLAIKIAELVKDGKLGGVADIRDETSGRTGQRLVIVLKRDAVAKVVLNNLYKHTQLQENFGANMLAIVDGIPRTLALDGFISAWVDHQVDVIVRRTQFRLNEAEARAHILRGYLKALDALDEVIALIRRSETVEVARSGLMKLLDIDELQANAILEMQLRRLAALERQKIQDQAAELEERIAEYKHILATPYVQREIISTELQEITDKYGDDRRTEIMLGFDGDMSMEDLIPEEEMVVTVTRGGYIKRTRIDNYRSQHRGGKGVRGAQLRADDVVEHFFVTTTHHWLLFLTDKGRVYRAKAYELQEAGRDAKGQHVANLLAMQPDEEIQQVLDIRDYQVAQYLVLATRDGLMKKTALTEYDTNRTGGIIAINLRDGDALVSALLVDEDDDLLLVSRKGMSLRFSADNSALRPMGRSTSGVKGMTFRGDDTLLSASVVGHQGFVFVVTEGGFAKRTAADQYRVQNRGGMGIKVAKLQDARGDLAGALIVGEEDEILVVLASGKVVRSAVAEVPAKGRDTMGVVFARFADDDRIISLAKNSERNLVVPEAAPDASDGTAAGKETPDE, from the coding sequence ATGGCCGACGACACCACTCCGGACGACGAGCAGGGCACGGGCGCGACCCCGGACGACGGGCAGGCCGCGTCCACGGACGACGCGCTGCCCCAGGAGGGCGTGACGCCGGCGTCCTCGGCCGCCGCCGCGTCCGACTCGCTGCCCGGCGCCATCATCGACCCCGACGCCACCGTGGTCGTCACGCACGACCGCATCGAGCAGGTCGACCTCCAGCTCGAGATGCAGCGCTCGTTCCTCGACTACGCGATGAGCGTCATCGTGCAGCGCGCCCTCCCCGAGGTGCGCGACGGCCTGAAGCCCGTGCACCGTCGCGTGATCTACGCCATGTACGACGGCGGGTACCGCCCCGACCGCTCGTTCTTCAAGTCGGCCCGCGTGGTCGGCGAGGTCATGGGCCAGTTCCACCCGCACGGCGACTCCTCCATCTACGACGCGCTCGTGCGCCTCGTGCAGCCGTGGAGCCTCCGCTACCCGCTGGCGCTCGGCCAGGGCAACTTCGGCTCGGCCGGCAACGACGGCGCCGCGGCGCCGCGGTACACCGAGACCAAGATGGCGCCGCTCGCCATGGAGATGGTCCGGGACATCACCGAGGACACGGTCGACTTCCAGGACAACTACGACGGCCGCACGCTCGAGCCGAAGATCCTGCCGTCGCGCTTCCCGAACCTGCTGGTCAACGGCTCCGTCGGCATCGCGGTCGGCATGGCCACCAACATCCCGCCGCACAACCTCCGCGAGGTCGCCTCCGGTGCCCAGTGGCTGCTCGCCAACCCGGACGCGAACCGGGAGGAGCTGCTCGAGGCGCTCCTCGAGCGGATCAAGGGCCCGGACTTCCCGACGGGCGCCCAGGTGCTCGGCACCAAGGGCATCATCGACGCGTACCGCACGGGTCGCGGATCCATCACGATGCGCGCGGTCGTCGCGGTCGAGGAGATCCAGGGCCGCGTGTGCCTCGTGGTCACCGAGCTGCCGTACCAGGTGAACCCCGACAACCTCGCGATCAAGATCGCCGAGCTCGTGAAGGACGGCAAGCTCGGCGGCGTCGCCGACATCCGGGACGAGACCTCGGGCCGCACCGGCCAGCGCCTCGTCATCGTGCTGAAGCGCGACGCGGTCGCGAAGGTCGTGCTGAACAACCTCTACAAGCACACGCAGCTGCAGGAGAACTTCGGCGCGAACATGCTCGCGATCGTCGACGGGATCCCGCGCACGCTCGCGCTCGACGGCTTCATCTCCGCCTGGGTCGACCACCAGGTAGACGTCATCGTCCGCCGCACGCAGTTCCGCCTCAACGAGGCCGAGGCGCGCGCGCACATCCTCCGCGGCTACCTCAAGGCGCTCGACGCGCTCGACGAGGTCATCGCCCTCATCCGCCGTTCCGAGACGGTCGAGGTCGCCCGCAGCGGCCTGATGAAGCTGCTCGACATCGACGAGCTGCAGGCCAACGCCATCCTCGAGATGCAGCTGCGCCGGCTCGCCGCGCTCGAGCGCCAGAAGATCCAGGACCAGGCGGCCGAGCTCGAGGAGCGCATCGCCGAGTACAAGCACATCCTCGCGACGCCGTACGTCCAGCGCGAGATCATCAGCACCGAGCTGCAGGAGATCACCGACAAGTACGGGGACGACCGGCGCACGGAGATCATGCTCGGCTTCGACGGCGACATGAGCATGGAGGACCTCATCCCCGAGGAGGAGATGGTGGTCACCGTCACGCGCGGCGGGTACATCAAGCGCACGCGCATCGACAACTACCGCAGCCAGCACCGCGGCGGCAAGGGCGTCCGCGGCGCCCAGCTCCGGGCCGACGACGTGGTCGAGCACTTCTTCGTCACCACCACGCACCACTGGCTGCTCTTCCTCACGGACAAGGGGCGGGTCTACCGCGCCAAGGCGTACGAGCTCCAGGAGGCCGGCCGCGACGCGAAGGGCCAGCACGTCGCCAACCTGCTCGCGATGCAGCCGGACGAGGAGATCCAGCAGGTCCTCGACATCCGCGACTACCAGGTGGCGCAGTACCTCGTGCTCGCCACGCGCGACGGCCTGATGAAGAAGACCGCGCTCACGGAGTACGACACGAACCGCACGGGCGGCATCATCGCGATCAACCTCCGCGACGGCGACGCGCTCGTGTCGGCGCTGCTCGTGGACGAGGACGACGACCTGCTGCTCGTCTCGCGCAAGGGCATGTCGCTGCGGTTCTCCGCCGACAACTCCGCGCTCCGGCCGATGGGCCGCTCGACCTCCGGCGTGAAGGGCATGACCTTCCGCGGGGACGACACGCTGCTCAGCGCATCGGTCGTCGGGCACCAGGGCTTCGTGTTCGTGGTCACCGAGGGCGGGTTCGCGAAGCGCACCGCCGCGGACCAGTACCGCGTGCAGAATCGCGGCGGAATGGGCATCAAGGTGGCCAAGCTGCAGGATGCCCGCGGCGACCTCGCGGGGGCCCTGATCGTGGGCGAGGAGGACGAGATCCTCGTCGTGCTCGCCAGCGGCAAGGTGGTACGCTCTGCCGTGGCCGAGGTCCCGGCGAAGGGCAGAGACACCATGGGTGTCGTGTTCGCCCGTTTCGCGGACGACGACAGGATCATCTCACTGGCCAAGAACTCCGAACGCAACCTGGTGGTCCCCGAAGCTGCGCCCGACGCGTCCGACGGTACCGCTGCTGGGAAGGAAACCCCCGATGAGTAG
- a CDS encoding rhomboid family intramembrane serine protease — protein sequence MTDSPRTAADRCYRHPDRQSFVLCQRCGRTICPECQTPAAVGVICPEDMKEQRRTAPRSRASFVTRMTRSSGPVVTYAIMAVCAVVWILQVLPIVGDRVTTSLWFAPVYGSLAANDYEPWRMLTSAFTHSPSSIFHILLNMLSVFVFGRVLEPMLGRARFLALFLISALGGSLGVEVIGGAMGEPLQAVVGASGAIFGLMGGYFVLARKLGGNVGPLLGIIVLNLLLGFVVQGVSWQAHVGGLVTGAVVALVLLRTRDARRLQVGSLAGLAVAILAAAALFPVTF from the coding sequence ATGACCGATTCACCCCGTACGGCGGCCGACCGCTGCTACCGGCACCCCGACCGGCAGAGCTTCGTGCTGTGCCAGCGATGCGGGCGGACCATCTGCCCGGAGTGCCAGACGCCGGCCGCCGTCGGGGTGATCTGCCCGGAGGACATGAAGGAGCAGCGTCGCACCGCTCCTCGCTCCCGGGCGTCGTTCGTCACGCGGATGACCCGGAGCTCGGGGCCCGTCGTGACCTACGCGATCATGGCGGTCTGCGCCGTGGTCTGGATCCTCCAGGTGCTGCCGATCGTCGGCGACCGCGTCACCACGTCGCTGTGGTTCGCGCCCGTCTACGGCAGCCTCGCCGCGAACGACTACGAGCCCTGGCGCATGCTCACCAGCGCGTTCACGCACTCCCCGTCGAGCATCTTCCACATCCTGCTGAACATGCTGTCGGTCTTCGTCTTCGGCCGCGTCCTCGAGCCCATGCTCGGCCGCGCCCGCTTCCTGGCCCTCTTCCTCATCTCCGCTCTGGGCGGATCCCTCGGCGTCGAGGTGATCGGCGGCGCGATGGGCGAGCCCCTCCAGGCGGTCGTCGGCGCCTCGGGGGCGATCTTCGGCCTGATGGGCGGCTACTTCGTGCTGGCGCGCAAGCTCGGCGGCAACGTCGGACCGCTCCTCGGCATCATCGTGCTCAACCTCCTGCTCGGCTTCGTCGTCCAGGGCGTCTCGTGGCAGGCGCACGTCGGCGGTCTGGTGACCGGCGCGGTGGTCGCGCTCGTGCTCCTGCGCACGCGCGACGCCCGTCGCCTGCAGGTCGGATCGCTCGCCGGACTGGCCGTGGCGATCCTCGCCGCCGCCGCGCTCTTCCCCGTCACCTTCTGA
- a CDS encoding peptidylprolyl isomerase, which produces MSAHTHVATMTTNHGTIVLNLFGSHAPQTVENFVGLATGEKEWTHPQTGKKSNDPLYDGVVFHRIIKDFMLQGGDPLGQGTGGPGYQFDDEISRDLDFSKPYILAMANAGTQGGRGTNGSQFFITTAPTTWLQGKHTIFGEVADDASKKVVDALNAVATDGRDRPREDVVIESVTVEKV; this is translated from the coding sequence ATGTCTGCGCACACTCACGTCGCCACCATGACGACCAACCACGGCACCATCGTCCTCAACCTCTTCGGGTCGCACGCGCCCCAGACCGTCGAGAACTTCGTCGGCCTCGCCACCGGCGAGAAGGAGTGGACCCACCCCCAGACGGGCAAGAAGTCGAACGACCCGCTCTACGACGGCGTCGTCTTCCACCGCATCATCAAGGACTTCATGCTCCAGGGCGGCGACCCGCTCGGCCAGGGCACCGGAGGCCCCGGCTACCAGTTCGACGACGAGATCAGCCGCGACCTCGACTTCTCGAAGCCGTACATCCTCGCCATGGCGAACGCCGGCACCCAGGGCGGCCGCGGCACGAACGGCTCGCAGTTCTTCATCACCACGGCGCCCACCACGTGGCTCCAGGGCAAGCACACGATCTTCGGCGAGGTCGCCGACGACGCGTCCAAGAAGGTCGTCGACGCCCTCAACGCCGTCGCGACCGACGGCCGCGACCGTCCCCGCGAGGACGTCGTGATCGAGAGCGTCACCGTCGAGAAGGTCTGA
- the gyrB gene encoding DNA topoisomerase (ATP-hydrolyzing) subunit B, whose amino-acid sequence MTSDASQDLPDDSTPDEVEVEETHNDSDHITRQQVSNDYGANEIQVLEGLEAVRKRPGMYIGSTGPRGLHHLVSEIVDNSVDEALAGFASDIQITMRKDGGIRVVDDGRGIPVDIHPVEGISTVELVLTKLHAGGKFGGGGYAVSGGLHGVGSSVVNALSERLDVEVRRQGAVWRQSFTIGVPDAPLQKGEGSTETGTTITFWPSREIFETVEFDYDTLRARFQQMAFLNKGLALTLHDEREVDGAEHRTEKFLYERGLVDYVEHLVKAKKTEVVNADVIAFESEDTVKKISLEVAMQWTTSYTESVHTYANTINTHEGGTHEEGFRAALTTLVNRYARENKLLREKDENLTGDDVREGLTAVISVKLGEPQFEGQTKTKLGNTEAKAYVQRIVGQQLGDWLEKNPAQAKDIIRKGMQASQARLAARKAREQTRRKGLLESGGMPGKLKDCQSKDPSLSEVFLVEGDSAGGSAVQGRNPTTQAILPLRGKILNVEKARLDRALQNNEVQSMITAFGAGIGEDFDAEKVRYHKIVLMADADVDGQHITTLLLTLLFRYMRPLIELGYVYLAQPPLYRLKWSNAEHQYVYTDAERDALLAHGQANGKRIPKDNGIQRYKGLGEMDYKELWETTMDPATRTLMQVTLDDAAGADEVFSTLMGEDVESRRSFIQRNAKDVRFLDI is encoded by the coding sequence ATGACATCGGATGCCTCACAGGACCTCCCCGACGACTCCACCCCGGACGAGGTGGAGGTCGAGGAGACGCACAACGACTCCGACCACATCACCCGCCAGCAGGTGAGCAACGACTACGGCGCCAACGAGATCCAGGTGCTCGAGGGCCTCGAGGCCGTGCGCAAGCGCCCCGGCATGTACATCGGCTCCACGGGACCGCGCGGACTCCACCACCTCGTGAGCGAGATCGTCGACAACTCGGTCGACGAGGCGCTCGCGGGCTTCGCCAGCGACATCCAGATCACCATGCGGAAGGACGGCGGCATCCGCGTCGTCGACGACGGCCGCGGCATCCCCGTGGACATCCACCCCGTCGAGGGCATCTCCACCGTCGAGCTCGTCCTCACGAAGCTCCACGCCGGCGGCAAGTTCGGCGGCGGCGGATACGCGGTCTCCGGCGGCCTGCACGGCGTCGGCAGCTCCGTGGTGAACGCTCTGTCGGAGCGCCTCGACGTCGAGGTCCGTCGCCAGGGCGCCGTCTGGCGCCAGAGCTTCACCATCGGCGTGCCGGACGCGCCCCTCCAGAAGGGCGAGGGATCCACCGAGACCGGCACGACGATCACCTTCTGGCCGAGCCGCGAGATCTTCGAGACCGTCGAGTTCGACTACGACACCCTCCGCGCGCGCTTCCAGCAGATGGCGTTCCTCAACAAGGGGCTCGCCCTGACGTTGCACGACGAGCGCGAGGTCGACGGCGCCGAGCACCGCACCGAGAAGTTCCTCTACGAGCGCGGTCTCGTCGACTACGTCGAGCACCTCGTGAAGGCGAAGAAGACCGAGGTCGTCAACGCGGACGTCATCGCCTTCGAGTCCGAGGACACGGTCAAGAAGATCAGCCTCGAGGTCGCGATGCAGTGGACGACCTCCTACACGGAGAGCGTCCACACGTACGCCAACACCATCAACACGCACGAGGGCGGCACGCACGAGGAGGGGTTCCGCGCGGCGCTCACCACGCTCGTGAACCGCTACGCGCGCGAGAACAAGCTGCTCCGCGAGAAGGACGAGAACCTCACGGGCGACGACGTCCGCGAGGGTCTCACCGCCGTCATCTCCGTGAAGCTCGGCGAGCCGCAGTTCGAGGGCCAGACGAAGACGAAGCTCGGCAACACGGAGGCGAAGGCCTACGTGCAGCGCATCGTCGGCCAGCAGCTCGGCGACTGGCTCGAGAAGAACCCGGCGCAGGCGAAGGACATCATCCGGAAGGGCATGCAGGCGTCGCAGGCGCGCCTCGCCGCCCGCAAGGCGCGCGAGCAGACCCGGCGCAAGGGCCTGCTCGAGTCCGGCGGCATGCCCGGCAAGCTCAAGGACTGCCAGAGCAAGGACCCGTCGCTGTCCGAGGTGTTCCTCGTCGAGGGCGACTCGGCCGGCGGATCCGCCGTCCAGGGCCGCAACCCCACGACGCAGGCGATCCTGCCGCTGCGGGGGAAGATCCTCAACGTGGAGAAGGCGCGGCTCGACCGGGCGCTCCAGAACAACGAGGTGCAGTCCATGATCACCGCGTTCGGGGCGGGCATCGGCGAGGACTTCGACGCCGAGAAGGTCAGGTACCACAAGATCGTGCTGATGGCCGACGCCGACGTCGACGGCCAGCACATCACGACCCTGCTGCTCACGCTGCTGTTCCGCTACATGCGGCCGCTCATCGAGCTCGGCTACGTGTACCTCGCGCAGCCGCCGCTGTATCGGCTGAAGTGGTCGAACGCCGAGCACCAGTACGTCTACACGGACGCGGAGCGCGACGCGCTGCTCGCGCACGGGCAGGCGAACGGCAAGCGGATCCCGAAGGACAACGGCATCCAGCGCTACAAGGGCCTCGGCGAGATGGACTACAAGGAGCTGTGGGAGACCACCATGGACCCGGCCACGCGCACGCTCATGCAGGTCACGCTCGACGACGCCGCCGGTGCCGACGAGGTCTTCTCGACGCTGATGGGCGAGGACGTCGAGTCCCGCCGCAGCTTCATCCAGCGCAACGCCAAGGACGTCAGGTTCCTCGACATCTGA
- a CDS encoding class E sortase codes for MSAPHPVPSRRASRHRARRGDVILGTVGVFGELLLTAGVLIMLFLGWQLWFNDIVVSSGQRDQALENSRSWATAAPAPETTPDPTASPAAPGDPVITAAPASNATDFGNIYIPRFGPDYVVPVATGVGLGDVLNLGKIGHYRETQMPGQVGNFAVAAHRTTYGKPFNQITDLRVGDAIVVETQDGWYTYRFRTLEYVKPTGVDVLNEVPQAPDAQPGDRILTMTSCNPLFSAAERVVAYSVFESWQPRSDASTPAALAGTSFAKAG; via the coding sequence ATGAGCGCTCCGCACCCCGTCCCGTCCCGTCGCGCGTCGCGGCACCGGGCGCGTCGCGGAGACGTCATCCTCGGCACCGTCGGGGTGTTCGGCGAGCTGCTCCTCACGGCGGGCGTCCTCATCATGCTGTTCCTCGGCTGGCAGCTGTGGTTCAACGACATCGTCGTGAGCAGCGGCCAGCGCGACCAGGCGCTCGAGAACAGCCGCTCCTGGGCCACGGCGGCGCCGGCTCCGGAGACGACCCCCGACCCGACCGCCTCTCCCGCTGCACCCGGTGATCCCGTCATCACGGCGGCCCCCGCGTCGAACGCCACCGACTTCGGCAACATCTACATCCCGCGCTTCGGTCCGGACTACGTCGTGCCGGTCGCCACGGGGGTGGGGCTGGGCGACGTCCTGAACCTCGGCAAGATCGGCCACTACCGGGAGACGCAGATGCCCGGGCAGGTGGGCAACTTCGCGGTGGCCGCCCACCGCACCACCTACGGCAAGCCCTTCAACCAGATCACCGACCTGCGCGTCGGCGACGCCATCGTGGTCGAGACCCAGGACGGCTGGTACACCTACCGCTTCCGTACACTCGAGTACGTGAAGCCCACCGGAGTCGACGTGCTCAACGAGGTGCCCCAGGCTCCCGACGCCCAACCGGGTGACCGCATCCTCACGATGACGAGCTGCAACCCCCTCTTCTCCGCGGCCGAGCGCGTCGTGGCCTACAGCGTCTTCGAGTCGTGGCAGCCGCGGTCGGACGCGTCGACGCCCGCAGCCCTCGCCGGCACGTCGTTCGCGAAGGCGGGCTGA
- a CDS encoding cell division protein CrgA, whose translation MARDKTTRPSRQERVRDEDAPNPVWFKPIMFGFMLVGLAWLIVYYVSLNAFPIPDLGVGNILIGFGLILVGFLMTTRWR comes from the coding sequence ATGGCCCGCGACAAGACGACGAGACCCTCCCGCCAGGAACGCGTGCGGGACGAGGACGCCCCGAACCCGGTGTGGTTCAAGCCCATCATGTTCGGCTTCATGCTCGTGGGCCTGGCCTGGCTCATCGTCTACTACGTGAGCCTCAACGCGTTCCCCATCCCGGACCTGGGCGTCGGCAACATCCTCATCGGCTTCGGCCTCATCCTGGTCGGCTTCCTCATGACCACCAGGTGGCGCTGA